The genomic DNA GCGGTTTCTTCCCGCTTCCAGATCACCTTGAAGCCGTTGGATTCCAGCTCTCTTACAGCCTGCTCCAGATTCCACCCGGAAAATTCCGGATTCAACGGCACCGCGAATGCATCGTTCAGTTCAAAGCAGTCGCAGCCTCCAACCTGCTGGGTAAGGAAAGTGCCTCCGGTCCGGATCACCCTTCTCACTTCACGTGCAGAAAAGGATTCATGTTGATTGATAATCAAGTCAAACTCTCCTGCGTCAAACGGAAGATCATCATCAGAATCGTAAGCACGCACGTCCACTCCGAGCGGTTCAAGTCTCGCTTTCGCCACAGGTACGTTCGGCGGATAGCCTTCCGTTGCACAAATCCTGGTTGGGAATGGCTTGAGCATAGAGAGGAACTCTCCTCCGCCGGTCCCCATATCAAGCATGGCCGAAGCCTCCCGCATCAGG from Rossellomorea marisflavi includes the following:
- a CDS encoding class I SAM-dependent methyltransferase, with protein sequence MKMEQWMKQDEAFEGWDFSYITETGRMKSDGLSWSYGSLVLPLMREASAMLDMGTGGGEFLSMLKPFPTRICATEGYPPNVPVAKARLEPLGVDVRAYDSDDDLPFDAGEFDLIINQHESFSAREVRRVIRTGGTFLTQQVGGCDCFELNDAFAVPLNPEFSGWNLEQAVRELESNGFKVIWKREETAGQRFYDIGALQYYLKAIPWQVPGFTVEGFQDKLEEIHRTIRKDGYFHASQHRFVIKAEAI